From Serinicoccus profundi, the proteins below share one genomic window:
- a CDS encoding SAM-dependent methyltransferase, translating into MRPSAPTQAARPWAQAWQAALYAEDGFYRRAAPAAHFATSAQGIPGGGELLARAVVMLAERHGCSRIVDLGCGRGELLARLRVLDPGLHLTGVDVVERPEGLEVDTWIVSPGGPTLPAALRDLQDTLVLAHEWLDVVPCPVVARDEHGVWRAPSVHPDGTETPGPVLDGDDLAWAERWLDRAVRGEVGLTREAALADLLSRVQTGLVVVVDYGHETADRPAHGTLTGFRAGREVPPVPDGSCDLTAHLAVDALLASLARDVEAHRQRDLLTDLLGDPAPPVPHNLASTDPAAYLTALARCSALATLTGGALGDFWWLLVPVPRPAPPPGLG; encoded by the coding sequence ATGAGGCCCTCGGCACCGACTCAGGCGGCCCGCCCGTGGGCGCAGGCCTGGCAGGCGGCGCTGTACGCCGAGGACGGCTTCTACCGGCGGGCCGCGCCGGCCGCCCACTTCGCGACCTCGGCCCAGGGCATCCCCGGTGGCGGCGAGCTGCTCGCCCGTGCTGTCGTGATGCTCGCCGAGCGCCACGGCTGCTCGCGCATCGTGGACCTGGGCTGCGGCCGCGGCGAGCTGCTCGCGCGGCTGCGTGTCCTCGATCCCGGCCTGCACCTCACCGGGGTCGATGTCGTGGAACGCCCGGAGGGACTCGAGGTCGACACCTGGATCGTCTCGCCCGGCGGCCCCACGCTGCCGGCCGCGCTGCGCGATCTCCAGGACACGCTGGTCCTCGCGCACGAGTGGCTCGATGTCGTGCCCTGTCCCGTGGTGGCACGCGACGAGCACGGGGTATGGCGTGCACCCTCCGTCCACCCCGACGGCACCGAGACCCCGGGCCCGGTGCTGGACGGCGACGACCTCGCGTGGGCCGAGCGCTGGCTCGATCGCGCCGTCCGCGGCGAGGTCGGGCTGACTCGGGAGGCGGCGCTCGCCGACCTCCTGAGCCGGGTGCAGACGGGTCTGGTGGTCGTCGTCGACTACGGGCACGAGACCGCCGATCGGCCCGCGCACGGCACCCTCACCGGTTTCCGGGCCGGGCGCGAGGTGCCGCCCGTGCCCGACGGCAGCTGCGACCTCACGGCCCACCTCGCCGTGGACGCCCTGCTGGCCTCCCTCGCCCGCGACGTCGAGGCGCACCGCCAGCGAGACCTGCTCACCGACCTCCTCGGCGACCCCGCCCCACCGGTGCCGCACAACCTGGCCAGCACCGACCCTGCGGCATACCTCACCGCCCTCGCCCGATGCAGCGCCCTGGCCACCCTCACCGGCGGCGCGCTCGGCGACTTCTGGTGGCTGCTCGTGCCGGTCCCCCGCCCGGCACCACCCCCGGGCTTAGGGTGA
- the lysS gene encoding lysine--tRNA ligase, which produces MSEQTQPSVPETDLPEQIAVRQGKRQAMLDAGVDPYPVEVPLTHTLAEVREGWAHLETGEETQDVVGVAGRVMFVRNTGKLCFASLQAGDGTRLQAMLSLAEVGQESLDAWKAWVDLGDHVFVEGRVISSRRGELSVMATSWRMASKALRPLPVLHKDLSEEQRVRQRYVDLIVRDQARQMVLDRAAMTRAVRRVLEADDYIEVETPVLQAVHGGANARPFRTHLNAFDLPMTMRIALELYLKRAVVGGVERVYEIGRIFRNEGIDSTHSPEFTMLECYQSYGDQFTMADLMRRMILAAADEIGSRQIESPHGLIDLDGEWVWLPFYDGLSSAVGERVDVDTPVEDLRRLASAHDVPLQAGWGADKIALEIFGDIVEPTLVQPTFVCDYPAIAQPLARPHRDTPGLVEAWDLIIGGIERGTAFSELVDPEIQRARLTEQSLLAAGGDAEAMQLDEDFLRALEYAAPPMGGLGMGLDRVLMLLTGTGVRETILFPFLKPEA; this is translated from the coding sequence GTGAGCGAGCAGACCCAGCCCAGCGTGCCCGAGACCGACCTGCCCGAGCAGATCGCGGTCCGCCAGGGCAAGCGGCAGGCGATGCTCGACGCGGGGGTCGACCCCTATCCCGTCGAGGTGCCGCTCACGCACACGCTGGCCGAGGTGCGCGAGGGGTGGGCGCACCTGGAGACCGGCGAGGAGACCCAGGACGTCGTCGGTGTCGCCGGCCGGGTGATGTTCGTCCGCAACACCGGCAAGCTGTGTTTCGCCTCGCTGCAGGCCGGTGACGGCACCCGCCTGCAGGCCATGCTCTCGCTGGCCGAGGTGGGCCAGGAGTCGCTCGATGCGTGGAAGGCCTGGGTCGACCTGGGCGACCACGTCTTCGTCGAGGGCCGGGTCATCAGCTCCCGTCGCGGTGAGCTCTCGGTCATGGCGACTTCGTGGCGGATGGCGTCCAAGGCGCTGCGGCCGCTGCCGGTGCTGCACAAGGACCTCTCGGAGGAGCAGCGGGTCCGGCAGCGCTACGTCGACCTCATCGTGCGTGACCAGGCCCGTCAGATGGTGCTCGACCGGGCGGCGATGACCCGCGCGGTGCGCCGCGTCCTCGAGGCCGACGACTACATCGAGGTGGAGACGCCGGTGCTGCAGGCGGTCCACGGCGGGGCCAACGCCCGCCCCTTCCGGACCCACCTCAACGCCTTCGACCTGCCGATGACGATGCGGATCGCGCTGGAGCTCTACCTCAAGCGCGCGGTCGTGGGTGGCGTGGAGCGGGTCTATGAGATCGGCCGGATCTTCCGCAACGAGGGCATCGACTCCACGCACTCCCCGGAGTTCACCATGCTGGAGTGCTACCAGTCCTACGGCGACCAGTTCACGATGGCCGACCTCATGCGACGGATGATCCTCGCGGCGGCTGATGAGATCGGCAGCAGGCAGATCGAGAGCCCCCATGGCCTCATCGACCTCGACGGGGAGTGGGTCTGGCTCCCGTTCTACGACGGGCTCTCCTCCGCGGTCGGCGAGCGGGTCGACGTCGACACCCCGGTCGAGGACCTGAGGCGGCTCGCCTCGGCCCACGACGTGCCGCTCCAGGCCGGGTGGGGCGCCGACAAGATCGCCCTGGAGATCTTCGGCGACATCGTGGAGCCGACGCTGGTGCAGCCCACCTTCGTCTGCGACTACCCCGCGATCGCCCAGCCCCTGGCCCGACCGCACCGGGACACCCCCGGTCTCGTCGAGGCCTGGGACCTCATCATCGGTGGCATCGAGCGCGGCACCGCCTTCTCCGAGCTCGTCGACCCCGAGATCCAGCGGGCGCGCTTGACCGAGCAGTCGTTGCTCGCGGCCGGAGGCGACGCGGAGGCCATGCAGCTCGACGAGGACTTCCTGCGGGCGCTGGAGTATGCCGCGCCGCCGATGGGTGGGCTCGGGATGGGGCTCGATCGGGTCCTCATGCTGCTCACCGGGACCGGCGTGCGGGAGACCATCCTCTTTCCGTTCCTCAAGCCGGAGGCGTGA
- a CDS encoding methylated-DNA--[protein]-cysteine S-methyltransferase, protein MTMHLTIDSPVGPLRLRSDGDHLTGVFFAEHRHAPDDLGDPVPAEQAPEVLRAAAQQLGEYFEGSRTGFDLPLAAAGTDFQQRVWAQLRTIPYGETWSYGELARALGQPGASRAVGLANGRNPLSIVVPCHRVVGSDGSIIGYGGGVERKQTLLELERSAATPALFA, encoded by the coding sequence ATGACCATGCACCTCACCATCGACTCACCGGTGGGCCCGCTGCGGCTGCGCAGCGACGGCGACCACCTGACCGGGGTCTTCTTCGCCGAGCACCGGCACGCGCCCGACGACCTCGGCGACCCGGTCCCCGCCGAGCAGGCACCCGAGGTCCTGCGCGCGGCGGCGCAGCAGCTGGGGGAGTACTTCGAGGGGTCCCGGACCGGCTTCGACCTGCCCCTCGCCGCGGCCGGCACCGACTTCCAGCAGCGGGTCTGGGCGCAGCTGCGCACCATCCCCTATGGCGAGACGTGGTCCTACGGAGAGCTGGCCAGGGCCCTGGGTCAGCCGGGCGCCTCGCGCGCCGTCGGTCTCGCCAACGGTCGCAACCCGCTGTCGATCGTCGTGCCCTGCCACCGGGTGGTGGGCTCGGACGGCTCGATCATCGGCTACGGCGGTGGCGTCGAGCGCAAGCAGACCCTGCTCGAGCTCGAGCGCTCGGCCGCCACGCCGGCCCTCTTCGCCTGA
- a CDS encoding DUF3180 domain-containing protein, which produces MTPLQGVRVGAGVVVAVLAGMASWLLLQVVRSLGGSYPVISWIGLVPLVAVALLVLVMCWQIRRYLQGKGTHRPSPQMGRGTLVGAQAAALGGAALLGWYAANALVHLPNADVASERVQLVWGILHAAAALGLSVTGYLGQAWCRIPPSEHDDDDDGVPDGDLAYG; this is translated from the coding sequence GTGACCCCCCTGCAGGGCGTGCGGGTGGGGGCGGGTGTCGTCGTGGCCGTGCTCGCCGGCATGGCGAGCTGGCTGCTGCTGCAGGTCGTGCGCTCCCTGGGTGGCAGCTACCCGGTGATCTCCTGGATCGGCCTGGTCCCCCTCGTGGCGGTCGCTCTGCTCGTGCTGGTGATGTGCTGGCAGATCCGCCGCTACCTCCAGGGCAAGGGCACGCACCGCCCCTCGCCGCAGATGGGCCGCGGCACCCTCGTCGGGGCGCAGGCGGCGGCGCTCGGCGGGGCGGCGCTGCTCGGCTGGTATGCCGCGAACGCCCTGGTCCACCTGCCCAACGCCGATGTCGCGAGCGAGCGCGTCCAGCTCGTGTGGGGGATCCTGCACGCGGCTGCCGCGCTCGGCCTGTCCGTGACCGGATACCTCGGTCAGGCGTGGTGCCGCATCCCGCCGAGCGAGCACGATGACGACGACGACGGCGTGCCCGACGGGGATCTCGCCTACGGCTGA
- a CDS encoding histone-like nucleoid-structuring protein Lsr2 has product MAQRVQVILVDDLSGGEANETVEFALDGVHYEIDLSDDNAAKLREDFATWIGQARRSGGRRQTRRRGAAPAGGRSDELAKVREWGRDNGYKVSSRGRVSQELQDAYAAAH; this is encoded by the coding sequence ATGGCACAGCGAGTGCAGGTCATCCTCGTGGATGACCTCAGCGGTGGGGAGGCGAACGAGACTGTTGAGTTCGCCTTGGACGGGGTTCATTACGAGATCGACCTGAGTGACGACAACGCCGCGAAGCTACGTGAGGACTTCGCGACGTGGATCGGTCAGGCGCGTCGGTCCGGCGGTCGTCGGCAGACCCGTCGACGTGGCGCCGCTCCGGCCGGCGGCCGCAGCGACGAGCTGGCGAAGGTCCGCGAGTGGGGCCGTGACAACGGCTACAAGGTGAGTTCCCGGGGCCGTGTCTCCCAGGAGCTCCAGGACGCCTACGCGGCGGCCCACTGA
- the folE gene encoding GTP cyclohydrolase I FolE produces the protein MSTPATPEVTAGGQPVLQGVDHARIEAAVREILLAVGEDPDRDGLQDTPARVARSYAEIFGGLRQDPLAVLGTTFDVDHDEMILVKDISLYSVCEHHLVPFHGSAHVAYIPGADGRVVGLSKLARLVDVYARRPQVQERLTTQIADALEDHLAPRGVLVVVEAEHLCMSMRGVRRPGARTLTSTVRGQLRNQATRAEAMSLITGR, from the coding sequence ATGTCGACCCCGGCCACGCCTGAGGTGACGGCGGGCGGGCAGCCCGTCCTGCAGGGCGTGGACCACGCGCGGATCGAGGCGGCCGTCCGGGAGATCCTCCTGGCCGTCGGTGAGGACCCCGACCGCGACGGGCTGCAGGACACCCCTGCCCGGGTCGCCCGGTCCTACGCCGAGATCTTCGGTGGGCTGCGGCAGGACCCGCTGGCCGTGCTCGGCACCACCTTCGACGTCGACCACGACGAGATGATCCTCGTCAAGGACATCTCGCTCTACAGCGTCTGCGAGCACCACCTGGTGCCCTTCCACGGATCGGCCCACGTCGCCTACATCCCCGGCGCGGACGGACGTGTCGTCGGGTTGTCCAAGCTGGCCCGGCTCGTCGACGTGTATGCCCGTCGCCCGCAGGTGCAGGAGCGGCTGACCACGCAGATCGCCGACGCGCTGGAGGACCACCTGGCGCCGCGGGGCGTCCTCGTCGTCGTCGAGGCCGAGCACCTGTGCATGTCCATGCGCGGTGTCCGGCGGCCCGGCGCGCGCACCCTCACCTCCACCGTGCGCGGGCAGCTGCGCAACCAGGCCACCCGCGCCGAGGCCATGAGCCTCATCACCGGGCGGTAG
- a CDS encoding NADH-quinone oxidoreductase subunit D, which yields MSTRDLDVTLGAAGVGGLSTTEMVLNIGPQHPATHGVLRLRITADGERITAAEPVIGYMHRGAEKLFEVRDYRQIMVLANRHDWLSAFNNEVGVALTVEHLLGMEVPERATWTRTLLSELGRVLNHLMFLGSYPHELGAITPMFYSFREREEIQAVMEEFSGGRMHFMATRVGGLLHDLPPGWLDRVDAAVATVRGRMPDLTGLVLGNEILQGRTRGVGVLDLETVLGYGVSGPIARASGLDVDLRRDEPYLAYAELFAEGGPGRVVTREAGDCYARLEVLAEQIEVSLDLVLACTARLRELGEGPVSTRLPKKLKVPAGEHYFAAENPLGFNGYYLVSRGETVPHRLKLRSASFNNVQVLSQMLPGTVVADMVAILGSMFFVVGDIDK from the coding sequence GTGAGCACCCGAGACCTGGACGTGACCCTCGGCGCCGCCGGGGTGGGCGGGCTGTCGACGACCGAGATGGTGCTCAACATCGGCCCGCAGCACCCCGCCACCCATGGTGTGCTGCGGCTGCGGATCACCGCCGACGGCGAGCGCATCACCGCGGCCGAGCCGGTCATCGGCTACATGCACCGGGGCGCGGAGAAGCTCTTCGAGGTGCGCGACTACCGCCAGATCATGGTGCTCGCCAACCGCCACGACTGGCTGTCGGCCTTCAACAACGAGGTGGGCGTGGCGCTCACCGTCGAGCACCTCCTGGGCATGGAGGTGCCGGAGCGGGCGACGTGGACGCGCACCCTGCTCAGCGAGCTGGGTCGGGTGCTGAACCACCTCATGTTCCTCGGGTCCTACCCGCACGAGCTCGGCGCGATCACCCCGATGTTCTACTCCTTCCGCGAGCGCGAGGAGATCCAGGCCGTCATGGAGGAGTTCTCCGGCGGGCGCATGCACTTCATGGCCACCCGGGTCGGCGGCCTGCTGCACGACCTCCCGCCGGGGTGGCTGGACCGCGTCGATGCGGCCGTCGCCACGGTCCGCGGGCGGATGCCGGACCTCACCGGGCTCGTGCTCGGCAACGAGATCCTCCAGGGCCGCACCCGCGGGGTCGGGGTGCTCGACCTCGAGACGGTGCTGGGGTATGGCGTGTCCGGCCCCATCGCGCGCGCCTCGGGGCTGGACGTCGACCTGCGGCGCGACGAGCCCTACCTCGCCTACGCCGAGCTGTTCGCCGAGGGCGGGCCGGGCCGCGTGGTCACCCGGGAGGCGGGCGACTGCTACGCCCGCCTCGAGGTGCTGGCCGAGCAGATCGAGGTCAGCCTCGACCTCGTCCTCGCCTGCACCGCCCGCCTGCGCGAGCTCGGCGAGGGCCCGGTCAGCACCCGGCTGCCCAAGAAGCTCAAGGTGCCGGCCGGGGAGCACTACTTCGCGGCGGAGAACCCGCTGGGCTTCAACGGCTACTACCTCGTCAGCCGCGGCGAGACCGTGCCGCACCGCCTCAAGCTGCGCTCGGCGTCCTTCAACAACGTGCAGGTGCTGAGCCAGATGCTGCCGGGCACCGTCGTCGCGGACATGGTGGCGATCCTGGGCTCGATGTTCTTCGTCGTGGGCGACATCGACAAGTAG
- a CDS encoding DNA-3-methyladenine glycosylase 2 family protein produces the protein MSATDMHLDHDHCAALVRSKDPRFDGWFVTGVLSTGIYCRPSCPAITPKVRNMLFYPSAAAAQGAGFRACKRCLPDATPGSPQWHVRGDVVARAVRLIADGVVDREGVGGLATRLGYSTRQLERLVRTELGAGPLALARAQRAQAARLLIEGTDLSMADITHAAGFSSIRSFNATVQEVYAATPSALRASASKQVTGGRGGTGRASTTIALRLPFRAPLHVPSLFGHLVATSVAGIEAWSDGALTRALRLPGGPAVLELRPGAEGERHVHVTLLLSDVADLAAAIQRCRRLLDLDADPVAVDEHLGADPALAPLVRAHPGVRLPGSVDPDELALRVVLSQQVSTAAAGTHAARLVRALGEPLPEPLAGAVTHLFPTPEAVAGAAEEDLPGMPASRQRTLRTVAEALAEGGLELGPGADWAEARERLLRLPGVGPWTVEMVALRGLGDPDAFPATDLGVKVTAAAAGLPPGAGLLDRATRWRPWRGYATALLWAASDHPAARLPSTTATSPAPAPATTGATPTARGSDGIPSTDTKETP, from the coding sequence GTGAGCGCCACCGATATGCACCTCGACCACGACCACTGCGCGGCGCTCGTGCGCAGCAAGGACCCCCGGTTCGACGGGTGGTTCGTCACCGGGGTGCTGAGCACGGGCATCTACTGCCGACCCAGCTGTCCGGCGATCACCCCGAAGGTCCGCAACATGCTGTTCTACCCCAGTGCTGCGGCGGCCCAGGGGGCCGGGTTCCGGGCCTGCAAGCGGTGCCTTCCCGATGCCACCCCGGGGTCTCCGCAGTGGCACGTGCGGGGCGATGTCGTCGCGCGGGCGGTGCGGCTCATCGCCGACGGGGTCGTCGACCGGGAGGGGGTCGGGGGTCTGGCCACCCGCCTGGGCTACTCCACCCGCCAGCTCGAGCGGCTCGTGCGCACCGAGCTCGGTGCCGGGCCGCTGGCTCTGGCCCGGGCCCAGCGGGCCCAGGCCGCGCGGCTGCTCATCGAGGGCACCGATCTGTCGATGGCCGACATCACCCACGCGGCCGGGTTCTCCAGCATCCGCTCCTTCAATGCCACGGTGCAGGAGGTGTATGCCGCCACCCCCTCCGCGCTGCGCGCCTCCGCCTCGAAGCAGGTGACGGGGGGTCGCGGGGGGACGGGCCGGGCGAGCACCACGATCGCTCTGCGCCTGCCCTTCCGTGCGCCGCTGCACGTGCCGAGTCTCTTCGGGCACCTCGTCGCGACCTCGGTGGCGGGGATCGAGGCCTGGTCGGACGGAGCGCTGACCCGCGCGCTGCGGCTGCCGGGCGGCCCGGCGGTGCTCGAGCTGCGACCGGGGGCAGAGGGGGAGCGGCACGTGCACGTCACCCTGCTGCTGAGCGATGTCGCCGACCTCGCCGCCGCGATCCAGCGCTGCCGACGCCTGCTCGACCTCGATGCCGACCCGGTGGCGGTCGATGAGCACCTCGGTGCCGACCCCGCCCTGGCGCCGCTCGTGCGCGCCCACCCCGGCGTGCGGCTCCCGGGCAGCGTCGACCCCGACGAGCTCGCGCTGCGGGTCGTCCTCAGCCAGCAGGTCTCCACCGCCGCGGCGGGCACCCACGCAGCACGGTTGGTGCGCGCGCTCGGGGAGCCGCTGCCGGAGCCCCTCGCCGGCGCGGTCACCCATCTCTTCCCGACACCGGAGGCGGTCGCCGGGGCGGCCGAGGAGGACCTGCCGGGGATGCCGGCCTCGCGCCAGCGCACCCTGCGCACCGTCGCCGAGGCGCTCGCGGAGGGCGGCCTGGAGCTCGGCCCGGGCGCCGACTGGGCCGAGGCGCGCGAGCGGCTCCTGCGCCTGCCCGGCGTCGGGCCGTGGACGGTGGAGATGGTGGCGCTGCGCGGGCTGGGCGACCCCGATGCCTTCCCGGCGACCGACCTCGGGGTGAAGGTCACCGCCGCGGCCGCAGGTTTGCCTCCCGGCGCGGGCCTCCTCGACCGCGCGACCCGGTGGCGACCCTGGCGGGGCTACGCCACCGCCCTGCTCTGGGCGGCCTCGGACCACCCCGCCGCCCGCCTGCCCTCCACGACCGCCACGTCCCCCGCACCGGCGCCGGCGACCACGGGGGCGACCCCGACCGCCCGCGGGAGTGACGGCATACCCTCGACGGACACCAAGGAGACACCATGA
- the folB gene encoding dihydroneopterin aldolase, translated as MRGDQIRLTGVRARGHHGVFEHERRDGQDFVVDVTMEVDLAPAGTTDDLTRTVNYGEVAADVVAVIEGPPHDLIETVAEQIADRVLRRVLVEAVEVTVHKPQAPVGVPFGDVSVTVRRRRDVPVVVALGANLAAADGAEPGATLRRASGRLRRVRGLHAVRVSRSFRTAPVGGGAVAGQPDYANAVALARTSLPPAALLAALHRIEADFGRTREVRWGARTLDLDLVQYGEPDAGTDIRSDDPELTLPHPRAHERAFVLVPWVETDPSATLRVGDRVVPVSELIPPLAEQAVEPVEEER; from the coding sequence GTGCGCGGTGACCAGATCCGGCTGACCGGCGTGCGCGCCCGGGGCCACCACGGGGTCTTCGAGCACGAGCGGCGCGACGGGCAGGACTTCGTCGTGGACGTGACGATGGAGGTCGACCTCGCGCCGGCCGGCACGACCGACGACCTGACCCGCACGGTGAACTACGGCGAGGTCGCCGCTGACGTCGTCGCCGTGATCGAGGGACCACCGCACGACCTCATCGAGACCGTCGCCGAGCAGATCGCCGACCGGGTGCTGCGGCGGGTGCTCGTGGAGGCCGTGGAGGTCACCGTGCACAAGCCGCAGGCACCCGTGGGCGTGCCCTTCGGCGACGTCAGCGTGACCGTCCGGCGCCGCCGGGACGTGCCGGTCGTGGTGGCCCTCGGGGCCAATCTCGCCGCCGCCGACGGCGCGGAGCCCGGCGCGACCCTCCGTCGGGCGAGCGGTCGGCTGCGCCGGGTGCGCGGCCTGCACGCCGTGCGGGTGTCGCGGTCGTTCCGCACCGCCCCGGTGGGTGGCGGGGCCGTCGCCGGCCAGCCGGACTACGCCAACGCCGTGGCGCTGGCCCGCACCAGCCTGCCCCCGGCGGCCCTGCTCGCGGCCCTGCACCGCATCGAGGCCGACTTCGGTCGCACCCGCGAGGTGCGCTGGGGTGCGCGGACCCTCGACCTCGACCTCGTGCAGTACGGCGAGCCCGACGCGGGCACCGACATCCGCAGCGACGACCCGGAGCTGACGCTGCCCCACCCCCGGGCCCACGAGCGTGCCTTCGTGCTCGTCCCCTGGGTCGAGACCGACCCCTCGGCGACCCTGCGCGTCGGTGACCGGGTGGTGCCGGTGAGCGAGCTCATACCCCCGCTCGCGGAGCAGGCCGTCGAGCCGGTCGAGGAGGAGCGGTGA
- the folP gene encoding dihydropteroate synthase, whose protein sequence is MSPRHTSIMGVINVTPDSFSDGGRWLDPDVAVARGRELAAAGADLIDVGGESTRPGSTRPPEAEERDRVLPVVSALAQQGYAVSVDTMRATVAQAALEAGAVLVNDVSGGLGDPEMGEMVAQTGARYVVMHWRGLLSDPAATHHYDDVVEDVCAELGERVEALVGQGVREEQLVLDPGFGFSKDASHNWALLAGLDRVVALGLPVLVGTSRKRFLGRLPVRPGAQLPDEPSPADRRDAATAATSLLAAQAGAWAVRVHEVAPTRDALAVWELTQGAARAR, encoded by the coding sequence GTGAGCCCCCGGCATACCTCCATCATGGGCGTCATCAATGTCACGCCCGACTCCTTCAGCGACGGTGGACGCTGGCTCGACCCGGACGTCGCCGTCGCGCGCGGCCGCGAGCTGGCGGCCGCGGGGGCCGACCTCATCGACGTCGGCGGCGAGTCGACAAGGCCGGGCAGCACCCGACCACCGGAGGCGGAGGAGCGCGACCGGGTCCTGCCGGTCGTCTCCGCCCTCGCGCAGCAGGGGTATGCCGTCTCGGTCGACACGATGCGCGCCACCGTCGCCCAGGCGGCGCTCGAGGCCGGCGCGGTCCTGGTCAACGATGTCTCCGGCGGTCTCGGGGACCCCGAGATGGGGGAGATGGTCGCGCAGACCGGCGCCCGCTACGTCGTCATGCACTGGCGCGGGCTGCTCAGCGACCCGGCGGCCACCCACCACTACGACGACGTCGTCGAGGACGTGTGCGCCGAGCTCGGCGAGCGGGTCGAGGCGCTGGTCGGGCAGGGGGTGCGCGAGGAGCAGCTCGTGCTCGATCCCGGCTTCGGTTTCTCCAAGGACGCGAGCCACAACTGGGCCCTGCTCGCGGGGCTCGACCGGGTGGTGGCGCTCGGGCTGCCGGTGCTCGTCGGCACCTCCCGCAAGAGGTTCCTCGGCCGGCTGCCGGTGCGGCCGGGGGCGCAGCTGCCCGACGAGCCGAGCCCGGCGGACCGTCGGGACGCCGCGACCGCGGCCACCAGCCTGCTCGCCGCGCAGGCAGGGGCCTGGGCCGTGCGGGTGCACGAGGTGGCCCCGACCCGGGATGCTCTGGCCGTGTGGGAGCTCACGCAGGGGGCAGCACGTGCGCGGTGA
- a CDS encoding calcium/sodium antiporter, with product MDLLDIARIVGGLVLLVGGGELLVRGASNLATRVGISPLVVGLTVVSVATSAPELAVTVGAVLDDQPDLAVGNVVGSNTANTLLILGIAALVLPLAVREQLVKIDVPVMIGLSFALLLVAHDGVITSLEGAVLLLAMVLHTVVTVVVSKRAQRKEVRKRRAPAAREGEPMRVPLALGLVVGGVALLVGGAQLLVAGAVNIAEGLGISGLVVGLTVVAVGTSLPELAASVIAAVRGERDLAVGNVVGSCIANIGLVLGLPAILSSGGLPVPHPAIAFDIPLMIAAAVALAPVIFTGFTVARWEGGLFVLLYAAYTAFVVLNATRHEALQGFEFVMVLFVLPLVALTLVVTTTFEVGVMAERRRVRDEVAAGHPVP from the coding sequence GTGGACCTTCTCGACATCGCGCGCATCGTGGGTGGCCTCGTCCTGCTCGTCGGAGGCGGTGAGCTGCTCGTGCGGGGCGCCTCCAACCTCGCGACGCGGGTGGGCATCAGCCCGCTCGTCGTCGGCCTCACCGTGGTCTCCGTCGCGACCTCGGCGCCGGAGCTGGCGGTGACCGTCGGTGCCGTCCTCGACGACCAGCCCGACCTCGCGGTCGGCAATGTCGTGGGCTCCAACACCGCCAACACCCTGCTCATCCTCGGCATCGCCGCCCTCGTCCTGCCCCTGGCGGTGCGCGAGCAGCTGGTCAAGATCGATGTTCCGGTGATGATCGGCCTCTCCTTCGCCCTGCTCCTCGTCGCCCACGACGGGGTCATCACCAGCCTCGAGGGGGCGGTGCTGCTCCTCGCGATGGTCCTGCACACCGTCGTCACGGTGGTCGTGAGCAAGCGGGCGCAGCGCAAGGAGGTGCGCAAGCGGCGTGCCCCGGCGGCCCGCGAGGGTGAGCCGATGCGGGTGCCGCTCGCCCTGGGCCTCGTCGTCGGTGGTGTGGCGCTGCTCGTGGGGGGAGCCCAGCTGCTCGTCGCCGGTGCGGTGAACATCGCCGAGGGCCTGGGCATCAGCGGTCTGGTCGTCGGGCTCACCGTCGTCGCGGTGGGCACCTCGCTGCCCGAGCTCGCGGCCTCGGTCATCGCCGCTGTCCGCGGTGAGCGCGACCTCGCGGTCGGCAATGTCGTCGGCAGCTGCATCGCCAACATCGGTCTTGTGCTCGGGCTGCCGGCGATCCTGTCCTCGGGCGGCCTGCCGGTGCCGCACCCGGCGATCGCCTTCGACATCCCCCTCATGATCGCCGCCGCCGTGGCGCTGGCGCCGGTGATCTTCACCGGCTTCACCGTCGCCCGGTGGGAGGGTGGCCTGTTCGTGCTCCTGTATGCCGCCTACACCGCCTTTGTCGTCCTCAATGCCACGCGGCACGAGGCGCTGCAGGGGTTCGAGTTCGTCATGGTCCTCTTCGTCCTGCCCCTTGTCGCGCTCACCCTGGTCGTCACGACGACCTTCGAGGTCGGGGTCATGGCCGAGCGGCGCCGGGTGCGCGACGAGGTGGCGGCGGGCCACCCCGTGCCGTGA